The following coding sequences lie in one Globicephala melas chromosome 15, mGloMel1.2, whole genome shotgun sequence genomic window:
- the PLCG1 gene encoding 1-phosphatidylinositol 4,5-bisphosphate phosphodiesterase gamma-1 isoform X1, translating into MAGAASPCANGCGPGAPSDAEVLHLCRSLEVGTVMTLFYSKKSQRPERKTFQVKLETRQITWSRGADKIEGSIDIREIKEIRPGKTSRDFDRYQEDPAFRPDQSHCFVILYGMEFRLKTLSLQATSEDEVNMWIKGLTWLMEDTLQAATPLQIERWLRKQFYSVDRNREDRISAKDLKNMLSQVNYRVPNMRFLRERLTDLEQRTSDITYGQFAQLYRSLMYSAQKTMDLPFLEASALRAGERPELCQVSLPEFQQFLLEYQGELWAVDRLQVQEFMLSFLRDPLREIEEPYFFLDEFVTFLFSKENSIWNSQLDAVCPDTMNNPLSHYWISSSHNTYLTGDQFSSESSLEAYARCLRMGCRCIELDCWDGPDGMPVIYHGHTLTTKIKFSDVLHTIKEHAFVASEYPVILSIEDHCSIAQQRNMAQYFKKVLGDTLLTKPVDIAADGLPSPSQLKRKILIKHKKLAEGSAYEEVPTSVMYSENDISNSIKNGILYLEDPVNHEWYPHYFVLTSSKIYYSEETSSDQGNEDEEEPKEASGSTELHSNEKWFHGKLGAGRDGRHIAERLLTEYCIETGAPDGSFLVRESETFVGDYTLSFWRNGKVQHCRIHSRQDAGTPKFFLTDNLVFDSLYDLITHYQQVPLRCNEFEMRLSEPVPQTNAHESKEWYHASLTRAQAEHMLMRVPRDGAFLVRKRNEPNSYAISFRAEGKIKHCRVQQEGQTVMLGNSEFDSLVDLVSYYEKHPLYRKMKLRYPINEEALEKIGTAEPDYGALYEGRNPGFYVEANPMPTFKCAVKALFDYKAQREDELTFTKSAIIQNVEKQEGGWWRGDYGGKKQLWFPSNYVEEMVSPAALEPEREHLDENSPLGDLLRGVLDVPACQIAIRPEGKNNRLFVFSISMASVAHWSLDVAADSQEELQDWVKKIREVAQTADARLTEGKMMERRKKIALELSELVVYCRPVPFDEEKIGTERACYRDMSSFPETKAEKYVNKAKGKKFLQYNRLQLSRIYPKGQRLDSSNYDPLPMWICGSQLVALNFQTPDKPMQMNQALFLAGGHCGYVLQPSIMRDEAFDPFDKSSLRGLEPCAICIEVLGARHLPKNGRGIVCPFVEIEVAGAEYDSTKQKTEFVVDNGLNPMWPAKPFHFQISNPEFAFLRFVVYEEDMFSDQNFLAQATFPVKGLKTGYRAVPLKNNYSEDLELASLLVKVDVFPAKQENGDLSPFGGASLRERGCDASGQLFHGRAREGSFEARYQQPFEDFRISQEHLADHFDSRERRAPRRTRVNGDNRL; encoded by the exons TTGACATTCGAGAAATCAAGGAGATCCGCCCGGGGAAGACCTCACGGGACTTCGATCGCTACCAAGAGGATCCTGCTTTTCGACCGGACCAGTCACACTGCTTTGTCATCCTGTATGGAATGGAATTCCGCCTGAAGACCCTGAGCCTGCAAG CTACGTCTGAGGACGAAGTGAACATGTGGATCAAGGGCCTGACTTGGCTGATGGAGGATACGTTGCAGGCGGCCACACCCTTGCAGATTGAGAG GTGGCTGCGGAAGCAGTTCTACTCAGTGGACCGGAATCGTGAGGATCG TATATCAGCCAAGGACCTGAAGAACATGCTGTCCCAGGTCAACTACCGGGTCCCCAACATGCGTTTCCTCCGAGAGCGGCTGACG GACCTGGAGCAGCGCACCAGCGACATCACCTACGGGCAGTTTGCTCAGCTGTACCGCAGCCTTATGTACAGCGCCCAGAAGACG ATGGACCTCCCCTTCCTGGAAGCCAGTGCCCTGAG GGCGGGGGAGCGGCCGGAGCTCTGCCAGGTGTCCCTTCCTGAGTTCCAGCAGTTCCTCCTCGAGTACCAGGGG GAGCTATGGGCTGTCGACCGGCTCCAGGTGCAGGAGTTCATGCTCAGCTTCCTTCGAGACCCCTTGCGAGAGATCGAGGAGCCCTACTTCTTCCTGGATGAG TTCGTCACCTTCCTGTTCTCCAAGGAGAACAGCATATGGAATTCGCAGCTGGACGCCGTGTGCCCCGACACCATGAACAACCCCCTGTCCCACTACTGGATCTCCTCCTCGCACAACAC GTACCTGACCGGGGACCAGTTTTCCAGCGAGTCCTCCCTGGAAGCCTACGCCCGCTGCCTGCGGATGGGCTGCCGCTGCATCGAGT TGGACTGCTGGGATGGTCCAGACGGGATGCCAGTCATTTACCACGGACACACCCTGACCACCAAGATCAAGTTCTCAGACGTCCTGCACACCATCAAGGAGCACGCCTTTGTGGCCTCAGA GTACCCGGTCATCTTGTCCATCGAGGACCATTGCAGCATCGCCCAGCAGAGGAACATGGCCCAGTACTTCAAGAAGGTGCTCGGGGACACACTCCTCACCAAGCCCGTGGACATTGCTGCTGACGGGCTCCCCTCACCCAGCCAGCTCAAGAGGAAGATCCTCATCAAG CACAAGAAGCTGGCTGAGGGCAGTGCCTATGAAGAGGTGCCTACGTCCGTGATGTACTCTGAGAACGACATCAGCAACTCCATCAAGAACGGCATCCTCTACCTGGAGGACCCCGTGAATCAC GAGTGGTATCCCCACTACTTCGTTCTGACCAGTAGCAAGATCTACTACTCCGAGGAGACCAGCAGTGACCAGGGCAACGAGGACGAGGAGGAGCCCAAGGAG GCCAGTGGCAGCACAGAGCTGCACTCCAACGAGAAGTGGTTTCACGGGAAGCTCGGGGCAGGACGGGATGGGCGGCACATTGCCGAGCGCCTGCTCACAGAGTACTGCATCGAGACCGGGGCCCCCGACGGCTCCTTCCTCGTGCGCGAGAGCGAGACCTTCGTGGGCGACTACACCCTCTCCTTCTG GCGGAACGGCAAAGTCCAGCACTGCAGGATCCACTCCCGGCAGGACGCAGGGACCCCCAAGTTCTTCCTGACTGACAACCTCGTCTTCGACTCACTCTATGACCTCATCACACACTACCAGCAGGTGCCCCTGCGCTGCAACGAATTTGAGATGCGCCTCTCAGAACCCGTCCCGCAGACCAACGCCCACGAGAGCAAAGa GTGGTACCACGCGAGCCTGACCAGAGCGCAGGCCGAGCACATGCTGATGCGTGTCCCCCGGGACGGGGCCTTCCTGGTGCGGAAACGGAATGAGCCCAACTCCTACGCCATCTCCTTCCG GGCTGAGGGCAAGATCAAGCACTGCCGCGTCCAGCAGGAGGGCCAGACCGTGATGCTGGGCAACTCAGAGTTCGACAGCCTCGTGGACCTCGTCAGCTACTACGAGAAGCATCCCCTGTACCGCAAGATGAAGCTACGCTATCCCATCAACGAGGAGGCGCTGGAGAAGATCGGCACAGCG GAGCCCGACTATGGGGCCCTGTATGAGGGCCGCAACCCCGGCTTCTACGTGGAGGCGAACCCCATGCCGACTTTCAAG TGCGCCGTCAAAGCTCTCTTCGACTacaaggcccagagagaggacgAGCTGACTTTCACCAAGAGCGCCATCATCCAGAACgtggagaagcaggaaggaggcTG GTGGCGTGGTGACTATGGTGGGAAAAAGCAGCTGTGGTTCCCGTCGAACTATGTGGAAGAGATGGTCAGCCCTGCGGCCCTGGAACCTGAGAGGGAG CACTTGGACGAGAACAGCCCCCTGGGGGACTTGCTGCGGGGGGTCTTGGATGTGCCGGCTTGTCAGATAG ccatcCGTCCTGAGGGCAAGAACAACCGGCTCTTCGTCTTCTCCATCAGCATGGCATCGGTGGCACACTGGTCCCTAGATGTGGCTGCCGACTCACAGGAGGAGCTGCAGGACTGGGTGAAAAAGATCCGGGAAGTGGCCCAGACTGCGGATGCCAGG CTCACTGAGGGGAAGATGATGGAGCGGAGGAAGAAGATCGCCTTGGAGCTCTCCGAGCTTGTCGTCTACTGCCGGCCTGTTCCCTTCGACGAAGAGA AGATCGGCACAGAACGCGCCTGCTACCGGGACATGTCGTCCTTCCCGGAAACCAAGGCCGAGAAGTACGTGAACAAGGCCAAAGGCAAGAAGTTCCTCCAGTACAACCGGCTGCAGCTCTCCCGCATCTACCCCAAGGGCCAGCGGCTGGACTCCTCCAATTACGACCCCTTGCCCATGTGGATCTGTGGCAGTCAGCTGGTAGCCCTCAACTTCCAAACCCCAG ACAAGCCTATGCAGATGAACCAGGCCCTCTTCCTGGCCGGCGGGCACTGCGGCTACGTGCTGCAGCCGAGCATCATGCGTGACGAGGCCTTCGACCCCTTTGACAAGAGCAGCCTCCGTGGGCTGGAGCCGTGCGCCATCTGCATCGAG GTGCTGGGGGCCCGGCATCTGCCGAAGAATGGCCGAGGCATCGTGTGTCCTTTCGTGGAGATTGAGGTGGCCGGTGCTGAGTATGACAGCACCAAGCAGAAGACTGAGTTTGTGG TGGACAATGGACTGAACCCCATGTGGCCAGCCAAGCCCTTCCACTTCCAGATCAGTAACCCCGAATTCGCCTTCCTGCGCTTTGTGGTGTATGAGGAAGACATGTTTAGTGACCAGAACTTCCTGGCTCAGGCTACCTTCCCGGTGAAGGGCCTGAAGACAG GATACAGAGCTGTGCCTTTGAAGAACAACTATAGTGAGGACCTGGAGTTGGCCTCGCTGCTCGTCAAGGTCGACGTTTTCCCTGCCAAG CAGGAGAACGGCGACCTCAGTCCCTTTGGAGGTGCGTCCCTGCGGGAGCGGGGCTGCGACGCCTCGGGCCAGCTGTTTCACGGCCGGGCCCGGGAAGGCTCCTTCGAAGCTCGCTACCAGCAGCCATTTGAGGACTTCCGCATCTCCCAGGAGCATCTCGCTGACCATTTTGACAGTCGGGAACGAAG GGCCCCGCGAAGGACTCGGGTCAATGGAGACAACCGCCTCTAG